One stretch of Pseudomonas azotoformans DNA includes these proteins:
- the htpX gene encoding protease HtpX: MMRILLFLATNLAVVLIASITLSLFGFNGFMAANGVDLNLNQLLVFCAVFGFAGSLFSLFISKWMAKMSTSTQVITQPRTRHEQWLLQTVEELSREAGIKMPEVGIFPAYEANAFATGWNKNDALVAVSQGMLERFSYDEVKAVLAHEIGHVANGDMVTLALVQGVVNTFVMFFARIIGNFVDKVIFKNEGGRGIAYFVATIFAEVVLGFLASAITMWFSRKREFRADEAGARLAGTGAMIAALQHLRSEQGLPVHMPDSLTAFGINGGIKQGMARLFMSHPPLEERIDALRRRG, encoded by the coding sequence ATGATGCGCATCCTGCTGTTCTTGGCCACTAACCTTGCGGTCGTGCTGATTGCCAGCATCACCTTGAGCCTTTTCGGCTTCAACGGGTTCATGGCGGCCAACGGGGTTGACCTGAACCTCAATCAGCTGCTGGTTTTCTGTGCGGTCTTTGGTTTTGCCGGCTCGCTGTTCTCGCTGTTCATCTCCAAGTGGATGGCGAAGATGAGCACCAGCACCCAGGTCATCACCCAGCCACGTACCCGGCATGAGCAATGGTTGCTGCAGACCGTCGAGGAGTTGTCCCGCGAGGCCGGCATCAAGATGCCTGAAGTCGGGATCTTCCCGGCCTATGAAGCCAACGCCTTTGCCACCGGCTGGAACAAGAACGACGCACTCGTTGCGGTCAGCCAGGGCATGCTGGAACGCTTCTCGTACGATGAAGTGAAGGCCGTGCTGGCCCACGAAATCGGTCACGTGGCCAACGGCGACATGGTCACCCTGGCGTTGGTCCAGGGCGTGGTGAACACCTTCGTGATGTTCTTCGCACGGATCATCGGCAACTTTGTCGACAAGGTCATCTTCAAGAATGAAGGCGGCCGCGGCATTGCCTACTTCGTGGCGACCATATTCGCCGAAGTGGTGCTGGGTTTCCTGGCCAGCGCGATCACCATGTGGTTTTCGCGCAAACGGGAGTTCCGTGCAGACGAAGCCGGAGCACGCCTGGCCGGTACCGGTGCCATGATCGCAGCGCTGCAACACCTGCGTTCCGAACAAGGCCTGCCGGTGCACATGCCGGACAGCCTGACCGCCTTTGGCATCAATGGCGGCATCAAGCAGGGCATGGCTCGCCTGTTCATGAGCCACCCACCGCTGGAAGAGCGGATCGACGCACTGCGTCGTCGGGGCTGA
- a CDS encoding class II 3-deoxy-7-phosphoheptulonate synthase — MSQPWSPDSWRALPIQQQPRYPDAAHLLQVEQNLASYPPLVFAGEARELRRQFAEVTQGRAFLLQGGDCAESFAEFSAAKIRDTFKVLLQMAIVMTFAAGCPVVKVGRMAGQFAKPRSANDETIDGVTLPAYRGDIVNGIGFDEKSRVPDPDRLLQSYHQSTATLNLLRAFAQGGFADLHQVHKWNLDFIANSALAEKYSQLADRIDETLAFMRACGMDSSPQLRETSFFTAHEALLLNYEQAFVRRDSLTNDYYDCSAHMLWIGDRTRQLDGAHVEFLRGVNNPIGVKVGPSMNPDDLIRLIDILNPDNDPGRLNLIARMGAGKVGDHLPHLIRAVQREGKQVLWSSDPMHGNTIKASSGYKTRDFAQILGEVKEFFQVHQAEGTYAGGIHIEMTGQNVTECIGGARPITEDGLSDRYHTHCDPRMNADQSLELAFLIAETLKQVKR, encoded by the coding sequence ATGAGCCAACCCTGGAGCCCCGACAGCTGGCGCGCCCTGCCGATCCAGCAACAACCCCGGTACCCGGACGCTGCACACTTGCTGCAAGTGGAGCAGAACCTGGCCAGCTACCCGCCACTGGTGTTCGCCGGGGAGGCCCGCGAGTTGCGCCGCCAGTTTGCCGAGGTGACCCAGGGCCGCGCGTTCTTGCTGCAAGGCGGCGATTGTGCCGAGAGCTTTGCCGAGTTTTCCGCCGCGAAAATCCGCGACACGTTCAAAGTGCTGTTGCAGATGGCAATTGTGATGACCTTCGCCGCTGGCTGCCCGGTGGTCAAAGTCGGGCGCATGGCCGGCCAGTTCGCCAAGCCGCGTTCGGCCAATGATGAAACCATCGACGGTGTCACCCTGCCCGCCTACCGTGGCGACATCGTCAATGGCATCGGTTTCGACGAAAAAAGCCGCGTGCCGGACCCGGACCGCCTGCTGCAGTCCTACCACCAGTCCACTGCCACCCTGAACCTGCTGCGCGCCTTTGCCCAGGGCGGTTTTGCCGACCTGCACCAGGTGCACAAGTGGAACCTGGATTTCATCGCCAACTCCGCGCTGGCCGAGAAGTACAGCCAGTTGGCCGACCGCATCGACGAAACCCTGGCCTTCATGCGCGCGTGCGGCATGGACAGCTCGCCGCAACTGCGCGAGACCAGCTTCTTCACCGCCCACGAAGCGCTGCTGCTCAACTACGAACAAGCCTTCGTGCGCCGTGACAGCCTGACCAACGACTACTACGACTGTTCGGCGCACATGCTGTGGATCGGCGACCGCACTCGCCAGTTGGACGGCGCCCACGTCGAGTTCCTGCGCGGGGTGAACAACCCGATCGGGGTCAAGGTCGGCCCGAGCATGAACCCGGATGACCTGATCCGCCTGATCGATATCCTCAACCCGGACAACGACCCCGGCCGCCTCAACCTGATCGCGCGCATGGGCGCCGGCAAGGTCGGCGATCACCTGCCCCACCTGATTCGCGCCGTGCAGCGCGAGGGCAAGCAAGTGCTGTGGAGCTCGGACCCAATGCATGGCAACACCATCAAGGCCAGCAGCGGCTACAAGACCCGCGACTTTGCGCAGATCCTTGGCGAGGTGAAGGAGTTCTTTCAGGTGCACCAGGCCGAAGGCACCTATGCGGGCGGGATCCATATCGAAATGACCGGGCAGAACGTCACCGAATGCATCGGCGGCGCGCGGCCGATCACTGAGGATGGCTTGTCGGACCGTTATCACACCCACTGCGACCCGCGGATGAATGCCGATCAGTCGCTGGAGTTGGCGTTTCTGATTGCCGAGACCTTGAAGCAAGTCAAACGCTGA
- a CDS encoding winged helix-turn-helix domain-containing protein: MPADLSFSLKQARRMALAAQGFSGRQAPAVIKAAHLNRMIERLGVLQIDSVNAVVRSHYLPLFSRLGNYSPLILEQAAWSQGRRRSLFEYWGHEASLLPMALYPLMRWRMERARQGQGIYSQMARFGREQQATIQRVLHTVEQQGALGAGSLSTREERAGPWWDWSDEKHALEWLFAAGLVTVAGRRGFERLYDLPERVIPGDILQASVTETEAQRGLLLHSATALGVGTEKDLRDYFRLDPADSRNRLAELVEDGQLLTCQVHGWKQAAYCLPDPKVPRKVPASALLSPFDSLVWERSRTERLFDFRYRLEIYTPQDKRVYGYYVLPFLHNERIAARVDLRAERANGRLAVHAVHEEEPGLDEEGMLALAQNLRQMADWLGLEQVQLNCQRPSADRLRAAMITSL, encoded by the coding sequence ATGCCCGCCGACCTGTCTTTTTCACTCAAGCAAGCTCGACGCATGGCGCTGGCGGCCCAAGGTTTTTCCGGGCGCCAGGCGCCTGCAGTGATCAAGGCTGCGCACCTCAACCGTATGATCGAACGCTTGGGCGTGTTGCAGATCGATTCGGTCAATGCGGTGGTGCGCTCCCATTACCTGCCGCTGTTTTCCCGCCTGGGCAACTACTCCCCGCTGATACTTGAACAAGCCGCCTGGAGCCAGGGGCGGCGGCGTTCACTGTTCGAATATTGGGGACACGAGGCATCGCTATTGCCGATGGCGCTGTACCCGCTGATGCGCTGGCGCATGGAGCGGGCCAGGCAAGGGCAGGGCATTTATTCGCAAATGGCTCGTTTTGGGCGTGAGCAACAGGCCACGATTCAACGTGTACTGCACACTGTTGAGCAGCAGGGCGCGCTGGGGGCCGGCAGTTTGTCGACCCGCGAGGAACGCGCCGGCCCATGGTGGGATTGGAGCGACGAAAAACACGCGTTGGAATGGCTGTTTGCCGCTGGCTTGGTCACAGTCGCCGGTCGGCGCGGGTTTGAGCGGCTTTATGACTTGCCTGAGCGAGTCATTCCCGGCGATATACTTCAAGCCTCTGTGACTGAAACCGAGGCCCAGCGCGGCTTATTGCTGCACAGCGCCACCGCGTTGGGGGTCGGTACTGAAAAAGACCTGCGTGATTACTTCCGTCTCGACCCGGCCGATAGCCGCAATCGCCTTGCTGAGTTGGTGGAGGACGGTCAATTGTTGACGTGCCAGGTGCACGGTTGGAAACAAGCGGCGTACTGCCTGCCTGATCCCAAAGTGCCGCGCAAAGTGCCGGCCAGTGCCTTGTTGTCGCCCTTTGATTCGCTGGTTTGGGAGCGCAGCCGCACCGAGCGCCTGTTCGATTTCCGTTACCGCCTGGAGATCTACACCCCTCAGGACAAGCGGGTTTACGGTTACTACGTGCTGCCGTTTCTGCACAACGAGCGGATTGCCGCACGCGTTGACCTGCGTGCCGAGCGCGCCAATGGGCGTCTGGCGGTGCATGCGGTGCACGAAGAAGAGCCGGGGTTGGATGAGGAAGGGATGTTGGCGCTGGCGCAGAACCTGCGGCAAATGGCCGACTGGCTGGGCCTGGAGCAGGTGCAGCTCAACTGCCAAAGGCCCAGTGCCGACCGGTTGCGGGCGGCGATGATCACATCACTGTAG
- a CDS encoding thiopurine S-methyltransferase, whose protein sequence is MEPKFWQDRWASNQIGFHQPKVNPYLQRHWPQLALAEGAQVLVPLCGKSLDLMWLASQRLRVLGVELSEQAVEAFFNEQDLVPRITQRGTFAVYQAGLIEVWCGDFFALDAEALTDCAALYDRAALIALPPLMRVRYAEHLNSLLRPGCEGLLITLDYDQTQKAGPPFAVNDDEVKVLLGAHWALEMLEEQDILGESWKFVQDGVTRLDERVYQLTKR, encoded by the coding sequence ATGGAGCCTAAATTTTGGCAAGACCGCTGGGCAAGCAACCAGATCGGCTTTCACCAACCCAAGGTCAATCCGTATCTACAACGACATTGGCCGCAGCTGGCCCTGGCCGAGGGCGCGCAGGTGCTGGTGCCCTTGTGTGGCAAAAGCCTGGACTTGATGTGGCTGGCCAGCCAGAGGCTGCGAGTATTGGGTGTGGAACTGTCGGAGCAGGCGGTCGAGGCGTTTTTCAACGAACAGGACCTTGTGCCCCGTATCACGCAACGGGGCACCTTTGCGGTATACCAGGCGGGCCTGATCGAGGTGTGGTGTGGCGACTTTTTCGCCCTTGATGCCGAGGCGCTGACCGATTGCGCTGCGCTTTATGACCGCGCTGCCCTGATCGCCTTGCCGCCGCTGATGCGTGTTCGGTATGCCGAGCACCTGAACAGCCTGTTGCGTCCAGGTTGCGAGGGGCTGCTGATCACCCTCGACTATGACCAGACGCAAAAAGCCGGACCTCCTTTTGCGGTGAACGATGACGAGGTGAAGGTGCTGCTGGGCGCGCACTGGGCCTTGGAAATGCTGGAAGAGCAAGACATCCTGGGCGAGAGCTGGAAGTTCGTGCAGGACGGCGTCACCCGGCTGGATGAGCGGGTGTATCAGTTGACCAAGCGCTGA
- a CDS encoding crotonase/enoyl-CoA hydratase family protein, protein MNQASSSRVSRELQGHVLLLGLDRVAKRNAFDLDLLNELSLAYGEFDRNDDARVAVVFAHGDHFTAGLDLANVSGVMAGGWQPPLGGCDPWGVFAGPRVSKPVIVAAQGYCLTIGIELMLAADINLCASNTRFAQMEVQRGIFPFGGATLRLHQIAGWGNAMRWLLTGDEFDAHEALRLGLVQEVMASEDLLPRAVELANRIARQAPLGVQATLMSARLARMEGEAVAAEALPPMVNTLLNSEDAKEGVRAMIEKRPGVFKGI, encoded by the coding sequence ATGAATCAAGCCAGCAGCAGCCGCGTCAGCCGTGAACTCCAGGGTCATGTCTTGCTTTTGGGTCTGGACCGGGTGGCCAAACGCAACGCGTTCGACCTCGACCTGCTCAATGAGCTGAGCCTGGCGTATGGCGAATTTGATCGAAATGATGACGCTCGGGTGGCCGTGGTGTTTGCCCATGGCGACCACTTTACCGCCGGGCTGGACCTGGCCAATGTCAGCGGCGTGATGGCCGGTGGCTGGCAGCCGCCTCTGGGCGGTTGTGATCCGTGGGGCGTGTTTGCCGGCCCGCGCGTGAGCAAACCGGTGATCGTCGCAGCCCAGGGCTACTGCCTGACCATCGGTATCGAATTGATGCTGGCCGCCGATATCAACTTGTGCGCGAGCAACACGCGCTTTGCGCAGATGGAAGTGCAGCGCGGGATCTTTCCGTTCGGCGGCGCGACGCTGCGCCTTCATCAGATCGCCGGCTGGGGCAATGCGATGCGCTGGCTGCTCACCGGCGACGAATTCGATGCCCATGAAGCCCTGCGCCTGGGCCTGGTGCAGGAAGTGATGGCCAGCGAGGACTTGCTGCCCCGCGCCGTCGAACTGGCCAACCGCATTGCGCGTCAGGCGCCGCTGGGCGTGCAGGCGACGTTGATGTCGGCACGGCTGGCGCGCATGGAAGGCGAAGCCGTGGCGGCTGAGGCGTTGCCGCCGATGGTGAACACGTTGCTGAATAGCGAGGATGCCAAAGAAGGCGTTCGGGCGATGATCGAGAAGCGGCCAGGGGTGTTCAAAGGTATTTAG
- a CDS encoding spermidine synthase: protein MTEERVERLLAEVHDDFGMIRVLEVADYRFLEFGDAIEQSCVFTADPSWLEYDYTRAMLIGALCHEQPESALFLGLGAGTLTQACLRFLPLEDVEAIELRPDVPRLAIEFLGLDDDPRLYIRIGDALQLLETAESADLIFVDLYTDVGPGVGHLAWTFLENCQKKLNPGGWLVINQWATDDGKPLGAALLRGLYHRHYWELPVKEGNVILLVPSELDQELDMQALTARAEALVPRLGYSLQALIKAIRPAT from the coding sequence ATGACCGAGGAGCGTGTCGAGCGCCTGCTGGCCGAAGTCCATGATGATTTCGGCATGATCCGTGTGCTCGAAGTGGCCGATTACCGTTTTCTCGAGTTTGGCGACGCCATCGAGCAAAGCTGCGTGTTCACCGCTGATCCGAGCTGGCTGGAGTACGACTATACCCGTGCGATGCTGATCGGTGCGTTGTGTCATGAACAACCCGAGAGCGCGCTGTTCCTAGGCCTGGGCGCCGGCACGCTGACCCAGGCGTGCCTCAGGTTCCTGCCGCTGGAAGATGTGGAAGCCATCGAACTGCGCCCCGATGTGCCGCGCCTGGCCATTGAATTCCTTGGGCTGGATGACGACCCGCGGCTGTACATCCGCATTGGCGACGCATTGCAATTGCTGGAGACCGCCGAGTCGGCCGACCTGATTTTCGTCGACCTCTATACCGATGTCGGTCCCGGCGTCGGGCATCTGGCGTGGACCTTCCTGGAGAACTGCCAGAAGAAACTCAACCCCGGCGGTTGGCTGGTGATCAACCAATGGGCCACCGATGATGGCAAACCATTGGGCGCGGCATTGTTGCGCGGGTTGTATCACCGGCATTACTGGGAGCTGCCGGTGAAGGAGGGCAATGTGATCTTGCTGGTGCCTTCGGAGTTGGATCAGGAGCTGGATATGCAAGCGTTGACGGCGCGTGCCGAGGCATTGGTGCCACGCCTGGGGTATTCGTTGCAGGCGTTGATCAAGGCGATCCGGCCGGCTACTTGA
- a CDS encoding glutathione peroxidase, translated as MSNNLLSIPCTTIKGEQKTLADFAGKAILVVNTASKCGFTPQYKGLEQLWQQYKDQGLVVLGFPCNQFGKQEPGNEGAISEFCELNFGVSFPLFKKIDVNGSDAHPLFVQLKKQAPGLLGSKGIKWNFTKFLIGRDGQVVKRFAPTTKPQDLTQEIEALLK; from the coding sequence ATGAGCAACAACCTGCTGAGCATCCCTTGCACCACCATCAAGGGTGAGCAAAAGACCTTGGCCGATTTCGCCGGCAAGGCCATCCTCGTGGTCAACACGGCGAGCAAGTGCGGCTTCACCCCACAGTACAAAGGCCTGGAGCAACTCTGGCAGCAGTACAAGGACCAGGGTTTGGTGGTATTGGGGTTTCCTTGCAACCAGTTCGGCAAGCAAGAGCCCGGTAATGAAGGGGCAATTTCCGAATTCTGCGAGCTGAATTTCGGCGTTAGCTTCCCGCTGTTCAAAAAGATCGACGTGAATGGCAGCGACGCCCACCCACTGTTCGTGCAACTGAAAAAGCAGGCCCCGGGCTTGCTCGGCTCCAAGGGGATCAAGTGGAACTTCACCAAGTTTCTCATTGGCCGTGACGGTCAGGTGGTCAAGCGCTTTGCCCCGACCACCAAGCCGCAGGACCTGACCCAAGAGATCGAAGCCCTGCTCAAATGA
- a CDS encoding DODA-type extradiol aromatic ring-opening family dioxygenase, with translation MFPSLFISHGSPMLALQPGASGPALQRLAAELPRPQAIVVVSAHWESPELLVSGSAAPETWHDFGGFPRELFAVQYPAPGDPQLAGKIVELLHADGLNARIDDRRPFDHGTWVPLSLMYPAADIPVVQVSLPSRMGPALQTRVGHALAGLREQGVLLIGSGSITHNLGELDWHAGPESIEPWARDFRDWVVDKLAANDETALHDYRRLAPNAVRSHPSDEHLLPLYFARGAGGEFSVAHQGFTMGALGMDIYRFG, from the coding sequence ATGTTCCCCAGCCTGTTTATCTCCCACGGATCGCCCATGCTCGCCCTGCAACCCGGCGCCAGTGGCCCGGCGCTGCAACGGCTAGCGGCCGAGCTGCCACGGCCCCAGGCAATCGTGGTGGTGTCGGCGCACTGGGAAAGCCCTGAACTCCTGGTCAGCGGCAGCGCCGCGCCCGAAACCTGGCACGACTTCGGCGGCTTCCCCCGCGAGCTGTTTGCCGTGCAGTACCCGGCCCCGGGCGACCCGCAGCTGGCCGGCAAGATTGTCGAGCTGCTGCACGCCGATGGCCTGAATGCGCGCATCGATGACCGTCGCCCCTTCGACCACGGCACCTGGGTGCCGCTGTCGCTGATGTACCCAGCGGCGGATATCCCGGTGGTGCAGGTCTCCCTGCCGAGTCGCATGGGCCCTGCACTACAGACCCGCGTCGGGCATGCCCTTGCGGGCCTGCGTGAGCAAGGTGTGTTGTTGATCGGCTCTGGCAGCATCACCCACAACCTGGGCGAGTTGGACTGGCACGCGGGGCCGGAGAGCATCGAACCATGGGCGCGGGATTTCCGCGATTGGGTGGTGGATAAGCTGGCAGCCAACGATGAAACCGCGCTGCACGACTATCGCCGCCTGGCACCGAATGCCGTGCGCAGCCATCCCAGCGATGAACACTTGCTGCCGCTGTACTTTGCACGTGGTGCCGGTGGCGAATTCAGCGTGGCACACCAGGGATTCACCATGGGCGCGCTGGGCATGGACATCTACCGCTTCGGCTAA
- a CDS encoding DEAD/DEAH box helicase, producing the protein MTQETGGFAAFNLNPNILAAVAATGYEEPSAIQQQSIPIIMAGQDMIGQAQTGTGKTAAFALPILHCIDPAKREPQALILAPTRELALQVATAFETYAKQMPGVTVVAVYGGAPMGPQLKAIRNGAQIVVATPGRLCDHLRRDEKVLSTVNHLVLDEADEMLKLGFMDDLEVIFKALPPTRQTVLFSATLPQSIRAIAERHLRDPQHVKIQTKTQTVTAIEQAHLLVHADQKTSAVLSLLEVEDFDALIMFVRTKQATLDLASALEAKGYKAAALNGDIAQNQRERVIDSLKDGRLDIVVATDVAARGLDVPRITHVFNVDMPYDPESYVHRIGRTGRAGREGRALLLVTPRERRMLQVIERVTGQKVAEVRLPDAQAVLDARIKKLTNSLAPLVADAESTHGDLLDRLTADIGCTPRALAAALLRKATNGQALTLAAIEKERPLVPNSAPRGDRPERSGDRPDRGDRERRAPVPLAEGRARCRTALGARDGIAAKNLLGAILNEGGLAREAIGRIQVRDSFSLVELPEDGLEKLLTKLKDTRVAGKQLKLRRYRED; encoded by the coding sequence ATGACCCAGGAAACCGGCGGCTTCGCCGCTTTTAATCTTAACCCGAATATTCTTGCAGCCGTCGCAGCGACCGGCTACGAAGAACCTTCGGCGATTCAGCAGCAATCGATCCCGATCATCATGGCCGGCCAGGACATGATTGGCCAGGCGCAAACCGGTACCGGTAAAACCGCCGCGTTCGCCCTGCCTATCCTGCATTGCATCGATCCTGCCAAGCGCGAACCGCAAGCCCTGATCCTGGCGCCAACCCGTGAGTTGGCGCTGCAAGTAGCAACCGCTTTTGAAACCTACGCCAAGCAAATGCCAGGCGTTACTGTTGTGGCCGTTTACGGCGGCGCGCCTATGGGCCCACAACTTAAAGCAATTCGTAACGGCGCACAGATCGTTGTCGCCACTCCGGGCCGTCTGTGCGACCACCTGCGTCGTGACGAAAAAGTCCTGTCGACCGTGAACCACCTGGTTCTGGACGAAGCTGACGAAATGTTGAAGCTGGGCTTCATGGATGACCTGGAAGTCATCTTCAAGGCACTGCCACCGACCCGTCAGACTGTATTGTTCTCGGCCACCCTGCCGCAGTCGATCCGTGCCATTGCCGAACGCCACCTGCGCGATCCGCAACACGTGAAAATCCAGACCAAGACCCAGACCGTTACCGCGATCGAACAGGCTCACCTGTTGGTTCACGCTGACCAGAAGACCTCGGCTGTATTGAGCCTGCTGGAAGTCGAAGACTTCGACGCCCTGATCATGTTCGTGCGCACCAAGCAAGCGACCCTGGACCTGGCCAGTGCCCTGGAAGCCAAAGGCTACAAAGCCGCTGCGCTGAACGGTGACATTGCCCAGAACCAGCGTGAGCGCGTGATCGACTCCCTCAAGGATGGCCGCCTGGACATCGTTGTAGCGACCGACGTTGCTGCCCGTGGCCTCGACGTTCCACGTATCACCCACGTGTTCAACGTTGACATGCCGTACGACCCAGAGTCCTACGTGCACCGTATCGGCCGTACCGGCCGTGCCGGTCGCGAAGGTCGTGCACTGCTGCTGGTGACTCCGCGTGAGCGCCGCATGCTGCAAGTGATCGAGCGTGTGACCGGTCAGAAAGTTGCCGAAGTGCGCCTGCCGGATGCCCAGGCAGTTCTCGATGCCCGCATCAAGAAACTGACCAACAGCCTGGCGCCACTGGTGGCTGACGCTGAATCGACCCACGGCGACCTGCTGGACCGCCTGACCGCCGATATCGGTTGCACCCCGCGTGCCCTGGCTGCAGCCCTGCTGCGCAAGGCCACCAACGGTCAGGCCCTGACCCTGGCTGCTATCGAGAAAGAACGCCCACTGGTGCCGAACAGCGCGCCACGCGGTGATCGTCCAGAGCGTTCCGGCGATCGTCCAGACCGTGGTGATCGTGAGCGTCGCGCTCCGGTGCCATTGGCTGAAGGCCGTGCCCGTTGCCGTACCGCGCTCGGCGCGCGTGATGGCATCGCTGCCAAGAACCTGCTGGGCGCTATCCTCAATGAGGGTGGCCTGGCACGTGAAGCCATCGGTCGCATCCAGGTCCGTGACAGCTTCTCCCTGGTGGAGCTGCCGGAAGACGGTCTGGAAAAACTGCTGACCAAGCTGAAAGACACTCGCGTTGCTGGTAAGCAGTTGAAGCTGCGTCGCTACCGCGAAGATTGA
- the msrB gene encoding peptide-methionine (R)-S-oxide reductase MsrB, whose translation MEKLQKTVEEWKAMLDPEQYNVCRLKGTERPFSGKYNGTRTDGVYHCICCSEPLFDSSAKFDSGCGWPSFYEPIADSAMIEIRDVSHGMIRTEVTCAKCDAHLGHVFPDGPPPTGLRYCINSVCLDLVPR comes from the coding sequence ATGGAAAAGTTGCAGAAAACCGTTGAAGAATGGAAGGCAATGCTCGATCCGGAGCAATACAACGTGTGCCGTCTCAAGGGCACCGAGCGGCCGTTCAGTGGCAAGTACAACGGGACCAGGACGGACGGCGTGTATCACTGCATTTGCTGCAGTGAGCCGCTGTTCGACTCCAGCGCCAAGTTTGACTCAGGGTGCGGCTGGCCGAGCTTCTACGAGCCGATCGCCGACAGCGCGATGATCGAAATCCGTGACGTGAGCCACGGCATGATCCGCACCGAAGTCACCTGTGCCAAATGCGATGCGCACCTGGGGCACGTGTTCCCGGACGGCCCGCCGCCGACTGGCCTGCGTTATTGCATCAATTCGGTGTGCCTGGACCTGGTTCCTCGGTAA
- a CDS encoding pyridoxal phosphate-dependent aminotransferase yields the protein MQVSKSNKLANVCYDIRGPVLKHAKRLEEEGHRILKLNIGNPAPFGFEAPDEILQDVIRNLPTAQGYSDSKGLFSARKAVMQYYQQKQVEGVGIEDIYLGNGVSELIVMSMQALLNNGDEVLVPAPDYPLWTAAVTLAGGHPVHYLCDEGADWFPDLADIKAKITPNTKALVIINPNNPTGAVYSKEVLLGMLELARQHNLVVFSDEIYDKILYDDAVHVCTASLAPDLLCLTFNGLSKSYRVAGFRSGWIAISGPKHNAQSYIEGIDMLANMRLCANVPSQHAIQTALGGYQSINDLVLPQGRLLEQRNRTWELLNAIPGVSCVKPMGALYAFPRIDPKVCPILNDEKFVLDLLLSEKLLVVQGTAFNWPWPDHFRVVTLPRVDDLDMAIGRIGNFLKSYRQ from the coding sequence ATGCAGGTCAGCAAATCGAACAAGCTCGCCAACGTCTGCTACGACATTCGCGGCCCAGTGCTCAAGCACGCCAAACGCCTGGAAGAGGAAGGCCATCGCATCCTCAAGCTGAACATTGGCAACCCGGCGCCCTTTGGTTTCGAAGCGCCGGACGAAATCCTCCAGGACGTGATCCGCAACCTGCCCACTGCCCAAGGCTACAGCGACTCCAAAGGCCTGTTCAGTGCGCGCAAGGCCGTCATGCAGTACTACCAGCAGAAGCAGGTCGAAGGTGTCGGCATCGAGGACATCTACCTGGGCAATGGCGTGTCCGAGCTGATCGTGATGTCCATGCAGGCCCTGCTCAACAATGGCGACGAAGTGCTGGTACCGGCGCCGGACTACCCGCTGTGGACCGCCGCCGTGACGCTGGCCGGTGGCCACCCGGTGCACTACCTGTGTGACGAAGGCGCCGACTGGTTCCCGGACCTGGCCGACATCAAGGCCAAGATCACCCCGAACACCAAGGCGCTGGTAATCATCAACCCGAACAACCCGACCGGCGCCGTGTACTCCAAGGAAGTGCTGCTGGGCATGCTCGAGCTGGCACGCCAGCACAACCTGGTGGTGTTCTCCGACGAGATCTACGACAAGATCCTCTACGATGACGCCGTGCACGTATGCACTGCCTCCCTGGCGCCAGACCTGCTGTGCCTGACCTTCAACGGCCTGTCCAAATCCTACCGCGTGGCGGGTTTCCGTTCCGGCTGGATCGCCATCTCCGGTCCCAAGCACAACGCCCAGAGCTACATCGAAGGCATCGACATGCTGGCCAACATGCGCCTGTGTGCCAACGTGCCGAGCCAGCACGCCATCCAGACCGCCCTGGGCGGCTACCAGAGCATCAATGACCTGGTCCTGCCCCAAGGCCGCCTGCTGGAGCAGCGCAACCGCACTTGGGAACTGCTCAATGCGATCCCAGGCGTCAGCTGCGTAAAACCCATGGGAGCGCTGTATGCGTTCCCGCGGATCGACCCCAAGGTATGCCCGATCCTCAACGACGAAAAGTTCGTGCTCGACCTGCTGCTGTCGGAAAAACTGCTGGTGGTGCAAGGCACCGCGTTCAACTGGCCGTGGCCGGATCACTTCCGCGTAGTGACCTTGCCGCGTGTGGATGACCTGGACATGGCCATCGGTCGTATCGGCAACTTCCTGAAGTCCTATCGCCAGTAA